The genomic window GCTGGGGGCACATGAGGAAGATGGTAAATCAGAACTAAGAGGGGTCAATTCTTAACCAGCTAAAGAGGTGGGAaaacaggggtggggagggggagaggactATGCAAAGTACCAGTCAGGGTATAGGACTTGAGGTGCTAGGGGCAGGGTGATGGGTACAAACTCACTCGGAGGTAGTTGAGGGTGGAATTAGACAATCCACACCGAGTGATGTTCTTGGATAACTGGTCCAGCATCTGGGGGTCCTGGGCCTGGAAAAAGGCATGTGTAGGGGGGAAGAGTCAAGCATCCCAAAGCACAGCATACAGTTCCACCATTCCAGCAGTCAGCCTCCCAGGATTCCCAGGACTCACGTGCATGGCCAGAATGCTTCGAGGAATGAATTCACGATGCTGCCGGATGCTGAAGTGCCACGTCTTTATCCTCATCATGTCATCAAACATGAACTCCAGGTACAGCCGGCCCTCCACACATACCTGAGGACACATCTGTCACAAACCTGCCTCCCAACCCTCTTTCCTCCATACACCCAAGGACATATATGCCTCCTTCCACATAATTTATCCTCTTTTAAATGCTTTCCAGGTCACCTGACAAGTTCATCTGTGAGGGGGTGATAGTGACAGTAGAAGGGGCACTGGATTACAAACACACACCACCAGCCTTTTGAGCTATAGTCCCGGACTACTGCCTTGTGAATTCACACTCACTCTTTATGCCTCTGTCTCACACACCAACACCCACAATCACCCCACCTCCATTCCCCCTaagacacacacacccccacacccacacccacacccacacacctccccaccccacccccacacacagagTCCCCAGACCTGGGTGAACATGGGCTTGCCGTGCTGAGTGATCATGCTGCCCTGGTCACAATCAAGGGACACAAAGTTGCTGTGGAAGGCTTCCTTGGGGTGCTTTAGCACATAGTACAACTCTGTGGCACCTCCCTCAAAGATACTGCGGAAGTAGCGTGGGATCAGGGTTCGGCCAATAGCTGTAGAGGTAGAACAAACCTCCTCAGTACAAAAGGACCCCACCACTGGACTTCCCCCACACCCAGGGGAGCAAGCCTCTGAGGTAAGATGCAACCCCTTTCCTCACCATTACCTGGAAAGTCAACCCCCATCCCAAGGTTCTGATACCCACTGTATCTCTTTGGTCCATCCTCCAAACAGAAGGTGATGGTTAACATGGCATCATCCTCAAAGAACTCAGTTGTGAAAGCATCCCACCAGAGATTGTCACACTCCTGCAGAGGATGGGAAAAGGTCACTGGGATCTCAAAGAGGCTTCCAGATTACTCTGGGAGGGTATATCTTTGCCCATCCCCAAGAACTGGGGAAGAGACTCTTGGAAGATAGCAGGTTAATAGAGCCTTCTGACTGAAGTAGTTCCTATCCCTAACCATTCCACCCCTTCTTTAAATCCCATATATCTAACTGCTTCCCTCAGGCCTCTACTAGATAGAGCTGTCTTTGACTGTAGGCCACCTCCCAACTCCCCATCCTCAGTCTTTCCCATACACACAATCCCAGACCACCCTCTACCTCCAGACACACCTCTGTCCAGTTCTGCAGCCTCTTATTTAACTCGAATATCCTGTAGTCTGTCTGGTTGCCATATGGTGTGTGCCTCCTGGAGGGTAGGAAGATCAGGACTGTCCCCCCAGCTCCCCTACTCATCAGGTCTCCCCATCCCTTACCCCAAGTCAGACCATTCCCATCACCAGACTCTTACCCAATCCCAGGCTCCAGGTACGTAGGCGGGTACATGGGAGTTGGGCTGTGGAGAAAGCTGAGATAAGAAATGGAAATATCACCCAGCCTCCCCTACCCTGGAAAAGCTTCAGCAGTAGAAGAGGCTGGGGGACCAGCCTAAAGAAAATGGGACttggggagacaggagagctgaGGTCTGAGGGGAGCAATGGGGCTAGGACATTTACCCCACATCCCGATCC from Notamacropus eugenii isolate mMacEug1 chromosome 1, mMacEug1.pri_v2, whole genome shotgun sequence includes these protein-coding regions:
- the LDB1 gene encoding LIM domain-binding protein 1 isoform X4 produces the protein MSVGCACPGCSSKSFKLYSPKEPPNGNAFPPFHPGTMLDRDVGPTPMYPPTYLEPGIGRHTPYGNQTDYRIFELNKRLQNWTEECDNLWWDAFTTEFFEDDAMLTITFCLEDGPKRYTIGRTLIPRYFRSIFEGGATELYYVLKHPKEAFHSNFVSLDCDQGSMITQHGKPMFTQVCVEGRLYLEFMFDDMMRIKTWHFSIRQHREFIPRSILAMHAQDPQMLDQLSKNITRCGLSNSTLNYLRLCVILEPMQELMSRHKTYSLSPRDCLKTCLFQKWQRMVAPPAEPARQQPSKRRKRKMSGGSTMSSGGGNANNSNSKKKSPASTFALSSQVPDVMVVGEPTLMGGEFGDEDERLITRLENTQFDAANGIDDEDSFNNSPALGANSPWNSKPPSSQESKSENPTSQASQ
- the LDB1 gene encoding LIM domain-binding protein 1 isoform X5, which translates into the protein MNVLSSSMFWEFFPRWGRPGLLCVITCSLNPVFFPLQSRGHKEGLAKRHWEPDRPGPSHIQSPEYNSFSPGCSSKSFKLYSPKEPPNGNAFPPFHPGTMLDRDVGFLHSPTPMYPPTYLEPGIGRHTPYGNQTDYRIFELNKRLQNWTEECDNLWWDAFTTEFFEDDAMLTITFCLEDGPKRYTIGRTLIPRYFRSIFEGGATELYYVLKHPKEAFHSNFVSLDCDQGSMITQHGKPMFTQVCVEGRLYLEFMFDDMMRIKTWHFSIRQHREFIPRSILAMHAQDPQMLDQLSKNITRCGLSNSTLNYLRLCVILEPMQELMSRHKTYSLSPRDCLKTCLFQKWQRMVAPPAEPARQQPSKRRKRKMSGGSTMSSGGGNANNSNSKKKSPASTFALSSQVPDPCG
- the LDB1 gene encoding LIM domain-binding protein 1 isoform X9; amino-acid sequence: MLDRDVGPTPMYPPTYLEPGIGRHTPYGNQTDYRIFELNKRLQNWTEECDNLWWDAFTTEFFEDDAMLTITFCLEDGPKRYTIGRTLIPRYFRSIFEGGATELYYVLKHPKEAFHSNFVSLDCDQGSMITQHGKPMFTQVCVEGRLYLEFMFDDMMRIKTWHFSIRQHREFIPRSILAMHAQDPQMLDQLSKNITRCGLSNSTLNYLRLCVILEPMQELMSRHKTYSLSPRDCLKTCLFQKWQRMVAPPAEPARQQPSKRRKRKMSGGSTMSSGGGNANNSNSKKKSPASTFALSSQDVMVVGEPTLMGGEFGDEDERLITRLENTQFDAANGIDDEDSFNNSPALGANSPWNSKPPSSQESKSENPTSQASQ
- the LDB1 gene encoding LIM domain-binding protein 1 isoform X11, with amino-acid sequence MSVGCACPGCSSKSFKLYSPKEPPNGNAFPPFHPGTMLDRDVGPTPMYPPTYLEPGIGRHTPYGNQTDYRIFELNKRLQNWTEECDNLWWDAFTTEFFEDDAMLTITFCLEDGPKRYTIGRTLIPRYFRSIFEGGATELYYVLKHPKEAFHSNFVSLDCDQGSMITQHGKPMFTQVCVEGRLYLEFMFDDMMRIKTWHFSIRQHREFIPRSILAMHAQDPQMLDQLSKNITRCGLSNSTLNYLRLCVILEPMQELMSRHKTYSLSPRDCLKTCLFQKWQRMVAPPAEPARQQPSKRRKRKMSGGSTMSSGGGNANNSNSKKKSPASTFALSSQDVMVVGEPTLMGGEFGDEDERLITRLENTQFDAANGIDDEDSFNNSPALGANSPWNSKPPSSQESKSENPTSQASQ
- the LDB1 gene encoding LIM domain-binding protein 1 isoform X10, with product MSVGCACPGCSSKSFKLYSPKEPPNGNAFPPFHPGTMLDRDVGFLHSPTPMYPPTYLEPGIGRHTPYGNQTDYRIFELNKRLQNWTEECDNLWWDAFTTEFFEDDAMLTITFCLEDGPKRYTIGRTLIPRYFRSIFEGGATELYYVLKHPKEAFHSNFVSLDCDQGSMITQHGKPMFTQVCVEGRLYLEFMFDDMMRIKTWHFSIRQHREFIPRSILAMHAQDPQMLDQLSKNITRCGLSNSTLNYLRLCVILEPMQELMSRHKTYSLSPRDCLKTCLFQKWQRMVAPPAEPARQQPSKRRKRKMSGGSTMSSGGGNANNSNSKKKSPASTFALSSQVPDVMVVGEPTLMGGEFGDEDERLITRLENTQFDAANGIDDEDSFNNSPALGANSPWNSKPPSSQESKSENPTSQASQ
- the LDB1 gene encoding LIM domain-binding protein 1 isoform X8; the protein is MLDRDVGPTPMYPPTYLEPGIGRHTPYGNQTDYRIFELNKRLQNWTEECDNLWWDAFTTEFFEDDAMLTITFCLEDGPKRYTIGRTLIPRYFRSIFEGGATELYYVLKHPKEAFHSNFVSLDCDQGSMITQHGKPMFTQVCVEGRLYLEFMFDDMMRIKTWHFSIRQHREFIPRSILAMHAQDPQMLDQLSKNITRCGLSNSTLNYLRLCVILEPMQELMSRHKTYSLSPRDCLKTCLFQKWQRMVAPPAEPARQQPSKRRKRKMSGGSTMSSGGGNANNSNSKKKSPASTFALSSQVPDVMVVGEPTLMGGEFGDEDERLITRLENTQFDAANGIDDEDSFNNSPALGANSPWNSKPPSSQESKSENPTSQASQ
- the LDB1 gene encoding LIM domain-binding protein 1 isoform X6: MNVLSSSMFWEFFPRWGRPGLLCVITCSLNPVFFPLQSRGHKEGLAKRHWEPDRPGPSHIQSPEYNSFSPGCSSKSFKLYSPKEPPNGNAFPPFHPGTMLDRDVGFLHSPTPMYPPTYLEPGIGRHTPYGNQTDYRIFELNKRLQNWTEECDNLWWDAFTTEFFEDDAMLTITFCLEDGPKRYTIGRTLIPRYFRSIFEGGATELYYVLKHPKEAFHSNFVSLDCDQGSMITQHGKPMFTQVCVEGRLYLEFMFDDMMRIKTWHFSIRQHREFIPRSILAMHAQDPQMLDQLSKNITRCGLSNSTLNYLRLCVILEPMQELMSRHKTYSLSPRDCLKTCLFQKWQRMVAPPAEPARQQPSKRRKRKMSGGSTMSSGGGNANNSNSKKKSPASTFALSSQDPCG
- the LDB1 gene encoding LIM domain-binding protein 1 isoform X7, whose protein sequence is MLDRDVGFLHSPTPMYPPTYLEPGIGRHTPYGNQTDYRIFELNKRLQNWTEECDNLWWDAFTTEFFEDDAMLTITFCLEDGPKRYTIGRTLIPRYFRSIFEGGATELYYVLKHPKEAFHSNFVSLDCDQGSMITQHGKPMFTQVCVEGRLYLEFMFDDMMRIKTWHFSIRQHREFIPRSILAMHAQDPQMLDQLSKNITRCGLSNSTLNYLRLCVILEPMQELMSRHKTYSLSPRDCLKTCLFQKWQRMVAPPAEPARQQPSKRRKRKMSGGSTMSSGGGNANNSNSKKKSPASTFALSSQVPDVMVVGEPTLMGGEFGDEDERLITRLENTQFDAANGIDDEDSFNNSPALGANSPWNSKPPSSQESKSENPTSQASQ